Proteins from a genomic interval of Kitasatospora herbaricolor:
- a CDS encoding FadR/GntR family transcriptional regulator, whose protein sequence is MTSANDSLQAAGKRSLVDATIEQLREQLAAGSWPVGTRIPTEHELAERLKVGRNTVREAVRVLVHAGMLVTRQGEGTFVRSSSDPASVLRGVQRSGVRDVLEVRAALETEAARLAALRHTPEDIVRMRAVLAREAEVIASHPERAGREATVEHDLEFHTAVVEAANNPALTEVYRYFGASVRESMRTAFGDHEMPEVVVATHEALVDAIESGDPDRAEAACRALLDEPIAAVEQLLASIAARK, encoded by the coding sequence GTGACCAGCGCGAACGACAGTCTGCAGGCCGCCGGCAAGCGTTCTCTCGTGGACGCCACCATCGAGCAGCTGCGCGAGCAGCTCGCCGCCGGCAGCTGGCCGGTCGGCACCCGGATCCCCACCGAGCACGAGCTGGCCGAGCGGCTCAAGGTCGGCCGCAACACCGTCCGGGAGGCCGTCCGGGTGCTGGTGCACGCGGGGATGCTGGTCACCCGCCAGGGCGAGGGCACCTTCGTGCGCAGCAGCAGCGACCCGGCCTCCGTCCTGCGCGGCGTCCAGCGCTCCGGCGTCCGCGACGTGCTGGAGGTCCGCGCCGCGCTGGAGACCGAGGCGGCCCGGCTGGCCGCGCTGCGGCACACCCCCGAGGACATCGTCCGGATGCGGGCCGTCCTGGCCCGCGAGGCCGAGGTGATCGCCTCGCACCCCGAGCGGGCCGGCCGCGAGGCCACCGTCGAGCACGACCTGGAGTTCCACACCGCCGTGGTCGAGGCCGCCAACAACCCGGCACTGACCGAGGTGTACCGCTACTTCGGCGCCTCGGTCCGCGAGTCGATGCGGACGGCCTTCGGCGACCACGAGATGCCCGAGGTGGTGGTCGCCACCCACGAGGCGCTGGTGGACGCCATCGAGAGCGGCGACCCGGACCGGGCCGAGGCCGCCTGCCGGGCGCTGCTGGACGAGCCGATCGCCGCCGTCGAGCAGCTCCTCGCCAGCATCGCCGCACGGAAGTGA
- a CDS encoding LCP family protein, whose protein sequence is MSGQWDESPYGGDGQWRDDTTTDGAVRTTQAGAGVPAPRTGGRAEARRAAQGRGGRGGSGGGRTAGGGRGRKPQRNKKKYIAWTAAGAMVLIVAAGGALYLKINGNIKTFDSDAISADRPPETQADANGNKPVNVLLIGSDSRSGNNSDLGGGDEGGARSDTTILLHVYADHKHAVGISIPRDALVTVPSCKLPNGKWTKELTNQMFNSAFSVGNSEEGNPACTQNTVEKLTGIRVDHTIEVNFEGFAAMTAAVNGVDVCLPNAIYENDLNEKLPKKGAEVFKKGPQTVQGKQALDYVRLRHGIGDGSDVGRMKRQQAFMGSLISKVKKQGLSPTTLLPLADAATKSMTVDPELSTADKLLSFALSMKNIDMHDLKFITTPWAFSTAHEGRIDLVHPAVDNLWATLKADRTIDGQDATGQQPDAAAPAAPATTAAPAPAAPAPAADTDGTGIKVAVYNGTTAAGMAGKASETLKGAKFTVTKVATASSTNHTSTVVEYGPGMKAKADKVAALFPGATTVTTSAPGISLVLGKDYAAANATTVTPGSAATPTEPPPLPTSVTAEARSADDDICANTTYGAGG, encoded by the coding sequence ATGTCAGGCCAGTGGGACGAGAGCCCCTACGGGGGCGACGGGCAGTGGCGCGACGACACGACGACGGACGGTGCCGTGCGCACCACCCAGGCCGGCGCGGGCGTACCCGCCCCGAGGACCGGGGGCCGGGCCGAGGCGCGGCGGGCGGCGCAGGGGCGCGGCGGGCGCGGCGGCTCCGGCGGGGGCAGGACGGCGGGCGGCGGGCGCGGCAGGAAGCCCCAGCGCAACAAGAAGAAGTACATCGCCTGGACGGCGGCCGGCGCGATGGTCCTGATAGTCGCCGCGGGCGGCGCGCTGTACCTGAAGATCAACGGCAACATCAAGACCTTCGACTCCGACGCGATCAGCGCCGACCGCCCGCCCGAGACGCAGGCCGACGCCAACGGGAACAAGCCGGTCAACGTGCTGCTGATCGGGTCCGACAGCCGCAGCGGCAACAACAGCGACCTCGGTGGCGGCGACGAGGGCGGGGCCCGCTCGGACACCACGATCCTGTTGCACGTCTACGCCGACCACAAGCACGCCGTCGGCATCTCGATCCCCCGCGACGCCCTGGTCACCGTTCCGTCCTGCAAGCTCCCGAACGGGAAGTGGACCAAGGAACTGACCAACCAGATGTTCAACTCGGCCTTCTCGGTGGGCAACTCCGAGGAGGGCAACCCGGCCTGCACGCAGAACACCGTGGAGAAGCTGACCGGCATCCGGGTGGACCACACCATCGAGGTCAACTTCGAGGGCTTCGCGGCGATGACCGCCGCGGTGAACGGCGTCGACGTCTGCCTGCCGAACGCCATCTACGAGAACGACCTGAACGAGAAGCTGCCCAAGAAGGGCGCCGAGGTCTTCAAGAAGGGCCCGCAGACCGTGCAGGGCAAGCAGGCGCTGGACTACGTGCGGCTGCGGCACGGCATCGGCGACGGCTCCGACGTCGGCCGGATGAAACGCCAGCAGGCTTTCATGGGCTCGCTCATCTCCAAGGTGAAGAAGCAGGGGCTGAGCCCCACCACGCTGCTGCCGCTGGCCGACGCGGCCACCAAGTCGATGACCGTCGACCCCGAGCTCAGTACCGCGGACAAGCTGCTCTCCTTCGCCCTGTCGATGAAGAACATCGACATGCACGACCTGAAGTTCATCACCACGCCCTGGGCCTTCAGCACCGCCCACGAGGGCCGGATCGACCTGGTCCACCCCGCGGTGGACAACCTGTGGGCCACGCTCAAGGCGGACCGCACCATCGACGGCCAGGACGCCACCGGCCAGCAGCCGGACGCGGCCGCCCCGGCCGCCCCTGCCACCACGGCGGCGCCCGCTCCGGCCGCGCCCGCCCCGGCCGCCGACACCGACGGCACCGGCATCAAGGTCGCCGTCTACAACGGCACGACGGCGGCCGGCATGGCCGGCAAGGCGAGCGAGACCCTCAAGGGCGCGAAGTTCACCGTCACCAAGGTCGCCACCGCCTCCTCCACCAACCACACCAGCACCGTGGTGGAGTACGGCCCCGGCATGAAGGCCAAGGCGGACAAGGTGGCCGCGCTCTTCCCGGGGGCCACCACCGTGACGACCAGCGCCCCGGGCATCAGCCTCGTCCTCGGCAAGGACTACGCGGCCGCCAACGCCACCACCGTCACGCCGGGCAGCGCCGCGACCCCGACCGAGCCGCCGCCGCTGCCCACCAGTGTCACCGCGGAGGCCCGCTCGGCCGACGACGACATCTGCGCCAACACCACGTACGGCGCCGGCGGCTGA
- a CDS encoding HAD family hydrolase codes for MSTVNAASVSPGGDLPFRLVATDLDGTLLNTAETVSARNRAALAAVTAAGAAHIIVTGRSAGWARPVFDEIGYTGIAVCGQGAQVYDAGAHKLLTSLTLDRRLAAVAIAKIEAETGTLAVAANQDGLDGQVLAGPGYALQIGADLPMVDVTADELLSTPVSKLYIQHPSLTDDGLADIARQVAGDLVGVVMAGPGIVELLPLGLSKATGLAVAARRLGLRAADTVAFGDMPNDVPMFGWAAHGVAMANAHEQLLAVADEVTVSNDEDGVAVVLERLFPGA; via the coding sequence ATGAGCACCGTCAACGCCGCCTCCGTCTCCCCCGGTGGCGACCTGCCCTTCCGGCTGGTCGCCACCGACCTCGACGGCACCCTGCTGAACACCGCCGAGACCGTCTCAGCCCGCAACCGCGCCGCGCTGGCCGCCGTGACCGCCGCCGGGGCCGCGCACATCATCGTCACCGGCCGCTCGGCCGGCTGGGCCCGCCCGGTCTTCGACGAGATCGGCTACACCGGCATAGCGGTCTGCGGGCAGGGCGCCCAGGTCTACGACGCGGGCGCGCACAAGCTGCTCACCTCGCTGACCCTGGACCGCCGGCTCGCCGCCGTCGCGATCGCCAAGATCGAGGCCGAGACCGGCACGCTGGCCGTCGCCGCCAACCAGGACGGCCTGGACGGCCAGGTGCTGGCCGGCCCCGGGTACGCGCTGCAGATCGGCGCCGACCTGCCGATGGTCGACGTGACCGCCGACGAGCTGCTGAGCACCCCGGTCAGCAAGCTCTACATCCAGCACCCCTCGCTGACCGACGACGGCCTCGCCGACATCGCCCGCCAGGTGGCCGGCGACCTGGTCGGCGTCGTGATGGCCGGCCCCGGCATCGTGGAGCTGCTCCCGCTGGGCCTGAGCAAGGCCACCGGCCTCGCCGTGGCGGCGCGCCGCCTCGGCCTGCGCGCGGCCGACACCGTCGCCTTCGGCGACATGCCCAACGACGTCCCGATGTTCGGCTGGGCCGCGCACGGCGTCGCGATGGCCAACGCCCACGAGCAGTTGCTGGCCGTCGCCGACGAGGTCACCGTGAGCAACGACGAGGACGGCGTGGCCGTCGTCCTGGAGCGGCTCTTCCCGGGAGCCTGA
- a CDS encoding CynX/NimT family MFS transporter, translating into MAVTRARQPLVTPALPVRSRLAHPALLLTGILLVALNMRACLAAISPMVGEIQQTFGLSSTASGLITTVPVLFQGLGAPLTPRLTRRFGTERVVLGAVLVLGAGVLLRVLPSIAALYGGCVVIGVAIAVLNVSLPGLVKREFPAKAATMTGVYSTTMLVGATLAAGVSVPLEKALGGGWQASLGAWSVLALVAAVAWLPQVLRSRQERAVVAAAPAGRPIDGIWRSPLAWRISLFMGISSLLVYTLVAWLPTILADHGMDRGEAGLVFAFSNLVQVAGAFLVPLAAGRMTRQRGLAVAMAGLNAMGIAVLLLAPVSGAWVSAAVLGIAQGGSLGLALAFIVLRTGSAAGAAQLGGMTQAVGYLVAAAGPVGAGALHQLTGSWTTPLVLLLVLAGVAAVAGWGAGRNRTL; encoded by the coding sequence ATGGCAGTCACCCGTGCCCGGCAGCCGCTGGTCACCCCCGCGCTCCCCGTCCGCAGCCGGCTCGCCCACCCGGCGCTGCTGCTCACCGGCATCCTGCTGGTCGCCCTCAACATGCGGGCCTGCCTGGCCGCGATCTCCCCGATGGTCGGCGAGATCCAGCAGACCTTCGGCCTCTCCTCCACCGCGAGCGGGCTGATCACCACCGTGCCGGTGCTGTTCCAGGGCCTCGGCGCGCCCCTCACCCCCCGGCTGACCCGGCGCTTCGGCACCGAGCGGGTGGTGCTCGGCGCGGTGCTGGTGCTCGGCGCCGGCGTGCTGCTGCGGGTGCTGCCGTCGATCGCCGCGCTCTACGGGGGCTGCGTGGTGATCGGGGTGGCGATCGCCGTCCTGAACGTCTCGCTGCCGGGCCTGGTCAAGCGGGAGTTCCCCGCGAAGGCGGCCACCATGACCGGCGTCTACTCCACCACCATGCTGGTCGGCGCGACCCTGGCGGCCGGCGTCTCGGTGCCGCTGGAGAAGGCGCTCGGCGGCGGCTGGCAGGCCTCGCTCGGCGCCTGGTCGGTGCTGGCGCTGGTCGCCGCGGTGGCCTGGCTCCCGCAGGTCCTGCGCTCGCGCCAGGAGCGGGCCGTGGTGGCGGCGGCCCCGGCCGGCCGGCCGATCGACGGGATCTGGCGCTCCCCGCTGGCCTGGCGGATCAGCCTGTTCATGGGCATCTCCTCGCTGCTGGTCTACACCCTGGTCGCCTGGCTGCCGACGATCCTGGCCGACCACGGCATGGACCGCGGCGAGGCCGGCCTGGTCTTCGCGTTCAGCAACCTGGTCCAGGTGGCGGGCGCGTTCCTGGTGCCGCTCGCAGCCGGCCGGATGACCCGTCAGCGCGGCCTGGCGGTGGCGATGGCCGGCCTGAACGCGATGGGCATCGCCGTCCTGCTGCTCGCCCCGGTGTCCGGCGCCTGGGTGTCGGCCGCCGTGCTCGGGATCGCCCAGGGCGGCTCGCTGGGCCTGGCGCTCGCCTTCATCGTGCTGCGGACCGGCAGCGCGGCGGGCGCCGCCCAGCTCGGCGGCATGACCCAGGCGGTCGGCTACCTGGTGGCGGCGGCCGGCCCGGTCGGCGCCGGCGCCCTGCACCAGCTGACCGGCAGCTGGACGACCCCGCTGGTGCTGCTGCTGGTGCTGGCGGGCGTGGCCGCGGTGGCCGGCTGGGGCGCGGGCCGCAACCGCACGCTCTGA
- the serS gene encoding serine--tRNA ligase, whose product MIDLRLLREDPDRVRASQRARGEDVDLVDALLSADERRRSSGTRFDELRNEQKTLGKQVAKAQGEEKTALLQRTKALAEEVKAADAEQSAAKEEADGLVRRLANLIDPAAPIGGEEDFVTLEEIGTPRDFAAEGFEPKDHVELGQILGAIDTERGAKVAGSRSYYLTGVGALLELALVNMAIAQAVAAGFTPMITPALVRPAAMDGTGFLGQAAENVYYLEDDERYLVGTSEVPLAAYHMDEIIDADKLPLRYAGYSSCFRREAGTYGKDTRGIIRVHQFEKVEMFVFTTPEEAQAEHRRLLQWEKDFLNALDLPYRVIDLASGDLGSSAARKFDIEAWVPTQGKYREVTSTSNCTEYQARRLSIRVREEGNKVRPLATLNGTLVAVPRVIVAILENHQQADGSVVVPEALRPYLGGRTVLEPVK is encoded by the coding sequence GTGATTGACCTTCGCCTGCTCCGTGAGGACCCAGACCGAGTGCGCGCCTCGCAGCGCGCCCGTGGCGAGGACGTCGACCTGGTCGACGCCCTCCTCTCCGCCGACGAGCGGCGGCGGTCCTCCGGCACCCGCTTCGACGAGCTGCGCAACGAGCAGAAGACGCTCGGCAAGCAGGTCGCCAAGGCCCAGGGCGAGGAGAAGACCGCCCTGCTCCAGCGCACCAAGGCGCTCGCCGAAGAGGTCAAGGCCGCCGACGCCGAGCAGAGCGCCGCCAAGGAGGAGGCCGACGGCCTCGTCCGCCGGCTGGCGAACCTGATCGACCCGGCCGCGCCGATCGGCGGCGAGGAGGACTTCGTCACCCTGGAGGAGATCGGCACCCCGCGCGACTTCGCGGCCGAGGGCTTCGAGCCCAAGGACCACGTCGAGCTGGGCCAGATCCTCGGCGCCATCGACACCGAGCGCGGCGCCAAGGTCGCCGGCTCGCGCTCCTACTACCTGACCGGCGTCGGCGCGCTGCTGGAGCTCGCCCTGGTCAACATGGCGATCGCGCAGGCCGTCGCGGCCGGTTTCACCCCGATGATCACCCCGGCCCTGGTCCGCCCGGCCGCCATGGACGGCACCGGCTTCCTCGGCCAGGCCGCCGAGAACGTGTACTACCTGGAGGACGACGAGCGCTACCTCGTCGGCACCAGCGAGGTCCCGCTCGCGGCGTACCACATGGACGAGATCATCGACGCGGACAAGCTCCCGCTGCGCTACGCCGGCTACTCCTCCTGCTTCCGCCGCGAGGCCGGGACGTACGGCAAGGACACCCGCGGCATCATCCGGGTGCACCAGTTCGAGAAGGTGGAGATGTTCGTCTTCACCACGCCGGAGGAGGCGCAGGCCGAGCACCGCCGCCTGCTCCAGTGGGAGAAGGACTTCCTCAACGCGCTGGACCTGCCGTACCGGGTGATCGACCTCGCCTCCGGCGACCTCGGCTCCTCGGCCGCGCGCAAGTTCGACATCGAGGCCTGGGTCCCGACCCAGGGCAAGTACCGCGAGGTCACCTCCACCTCGAACTGCACCGAGTACCAGGCCCGCCGGCTCTCCATCCGGGTGCGCGAGGAAGGCAACAAGGTCCGCCCGCTGGCCACCCTGAACGGCACCCTGGTCGCCGTCCCGCGCGTGATCGTGGCGATCCTGGAGAACCACCAGCAGGCCGACGGCTCGGTGGTGGTCCCGGAGGCGCTGCGGCCGTACCTCGGCGGGCGCACGGTGCTGGAACCCGTCAAGTAG
- a CDS encoding sporulation protein, whose protein sequence is MVFKKLLGALGVGGPGVDTVLSTPVVLPGGLLQGQVNLTGGTVPADIAGITLTLVARVEIEHEEGESTGLYPFARFSVTPPLHLAPGENRSIPFAFPVPYETPVTAVAGQRLSGMALGVRTEVDVSGALDKGDSDPLDVEPLPVQRRLLDAFLALGFRFRSADLEAGHIRGTGQSLPFYQEIEFSAAPQYAHACNSVEVTFIAGPHRVEVVLEADKRGGVFGHGGGDVIRTHVVEHSAADQDLTALVDGWVRSAL, encoded by the coding sequence ATGGTGTTCAAGAAGCTCCTCGGCGCCCTCGGCGTCGGCGGCCCCGGCGTCGACACCGTCCTGTCCACCCCCGTGGTGCTGCCCGGCGGACTGCTCCAGGGGCAGGTCAACCTGACCGGCGGCACCGTCCCGGCCGACATCGCCGGCATCACGCTGACCCTGGTCGCCCGGGTGGAGATCGAGCACGAGGAGGGCGAGAGCACCGGGCTGTACCCGTTCGCCCGCTTCTCCGTCACCCCGCCGCTGCACCTCGCCCCCGGCGAGAACCGCAGCATCCCGTTCGCCTTCCCGGTGCCGTACGAGACCCCGGTGACCGCCGTCGCGGGGCAGCGGCTGTCCGGCATGGCGCTCGGCGTCCGCACCGAGGTGGACGTCAGCGGAGCCCTCGACAAGGGCGACTCCGACCCGCTGGACGTCGAGCCGCTGCCCGTCCAGCGCCGGCTGCTGGACGCCTTCCTCGCGCTCGGCTTCCGCTTCCGCTCCGCCGACCTGGAGGCCGGCCACATCCGCGGCACCGGCCAGAGCCTGCCGTTCTACCAGGAGATCGAGTTCTCGGCCGCGCCGCAGTACGCGCACGCCTGCAACTCGGTCGAGGTGACGTTCATCGCCGGCCCGCACCGGGTCGAGGTCGTGCTGGAGGCCGACAAGCGCGGCGGCGTCTTCGGCCACGGCGGCGGCGACGTGATCCGGACGCACGTGGTGGAGCACTCCGCCGCGGACCAGGACCTCACCGCGCTGGTCGACGGCTGGGTCCGCTCGGCCCTCTGA